CTGTTTCCTCCCACATCCTGTTTGATGAGTTTCATTATACCGTGGAATGAGCCGGCGGGCAATCGAAGGTTTGGCGAACAGGCGGGTAAACCGTTGGTAGAACTGCCAAAAAGCGGGCTGTTCTTTCCAGAACAGCCCGCTTTTGAGGGGGATCAGTTGAATTGCAGGGTATCGAGCTTTTGGATCTTGTTTTTGTAGGTGTGCCGGAAAAAGCCCAGCGCGAGCAGGATGCTGGTGGCCTCGGCAATAAAGAAGCTGAACCACACCGCGTCCAGGCTGCCGGTAAAGGAGAGCAGCCATGCCGCGGGCAGCAGCACCACCAGCTGGCGGAACACGCTCATGGCAAGGCTCAAAAGCCCCTCGCCCAAGGCCTGGAACAGGCTGCTGAACACGATGGCCACGCCCGCCAGCAAAAAGCTGAGGCTGATGATGCGCAGCGCGGGCTCGCCGATGCGGGCGAGATCGCCCCCGCTGCCGAACATGGACAGCAGCGCGCCGGGAAATACCTGAAAGATCAGGGTGCCCACCGCCATGATGACCGTCATGATGACAAGGCTTACCTTGATGCTTTTTTTGATGCGCTCTTTGTTGCGTGCGCCGTAATTGTAGCCCACGATGGGCACGAGCGCGTTGGTGAGGCCGAAGCCGGGCATGAACACAAAGCTTTGCAGCTTGAAGTATACCCCCAGCACCGACACCGCGGTTTCGGAAAAGGTGATGAGGATTTTGTTCATGCCGAAGTTCATCACGCTGCCGATGCTCTGCATGATGATGCTGGGCAGGCCCACGTCGTAGATGCCGCGCACGCTGGGCCGGTCAAATTTCAGGCTGCGCCAGTGCAGCCGCACTTCGGTGTTGTATTTGAGGTTCAGCACAAAGCACACGATGCAGCCCAGGGTCTGCCCCAGCACGGTGGCCACGGCGGCCCCCAGCACGCCCATGCGGGGCGCGCCCAGCAGGCCGAAGATGAGGATGGGGTCCAGCACGATGTTGGCAACCGCGCCCGAGAGCTGGCTGAGCATCTGGAACACGGTGCGGCCGGTGACCTGGATCAGGCGTTCCAGGCAGATCTGCAAAAACATGCCCAGGCTGAACACCAGGCAGGTGCGCAGGTAGGCCGCGCCGTCCACCGCGATGGCCGGGTTATCGGTGAAAAAGCTGAAAAACAGCCCCGAGCCGAACAGGCCGAACACCGCGAACACGGCCCAGCTGACAAACATCAGCAGAATGCCGTTGTGGGCCACCTTTTCGGCGGCCGCGCGGTTGCCCTCGCCCAGGCGGCGGCTCAAGAGGGCGTTGACGCCCACGCTGGTGCCCACCGACACGGCGATGGTGAGCATCTGCACCGGGTAGGCAAAGCTCACCGCGGTGAGGGCGGCGTCTGACAGGCGGGCGACAAAGATGCTGTCGACCACGTTGTAAAGGGCCTGCACCAGCATGCTGATCATAATGGGGAAGGACATGCCCAGCAAAAGGGGCGTGATGGGCTTTGTGCCCATGATGTTTTGTTCGGAAATTTCCATATAATTCCTTTCTTTGCTCAAAACAAAAGAAACGCCGGGCGGCGTTTCTTTTTATGATGGCGCGTTACGGGTGGAGCAGGGGGCGGATGTCGTCGCCCAGAAAGAGCACCGGCTCGCAGCTGCCGGCCAGGCGGCTGGCGATCTTTTCGGTGTAGCGGGCCTCGAACTTCTGCCCGTCCACAATGTTGGAGGTGTAGATGGTGGGGCGGCGCTCCAGCATGCGGGTGTTCAGGATATCGTAAAAGCAGCTGAGCATATAGGGGTTCACGTGCTCGGTGCCGAGATCGTCCAGCACCAGCAGGTCGGCCTCGCGCACCGCCTCCAGCAGGGAGCAATTGTCTGAAAAGCGCTCGCGCTCCAGCTGGCTGAAAAGGTTCTGCGCGCTGATATAAATGGCGTCCCACTGCTTTTTCAGCACCCGGTCCACAATGGAAAGGGAAGCGTGGGTCTTGCCCAGGCCCGCGTTGCCGGTGATGAGCAGGTTGGCGCTTTTGAGATCGAAGGCATCGGCGTATTCCCCCAGGGCGGCCAGGGTCTCGCCCATGTATGCGCGGATGTTGACGCCCAGCTCGGGGTCCTGGCGGTCGGGGTAATAGCGCAGCTGCATGGTATCGAAGGTGCACAGGGCCAGGGGGGATTCGGCGTTGATTTCCTCGCGGCGCAGCTCGCGGGCCGCCCTGCCCACGCATTCACACAGCCGCCCTTTTGCAAGGCCGGTGTCCTGGCAAAAAGGGCAGGTGAATTTGGGCTCCAGGCTGCCCGGGCCGTAGCCATGGGCGGCCAGCAGGCGGTCCAGCTCGGCCTGGGCCAGCGCCCGGGTGGCCTGGGCGTCCGCCACCGCGCCCTCGCCGGCGCCCTGGGCGGCAAGCTGCACCGCCTTCAAGCCCAGCAGGCGGACCTGCTGCTCGGCGGCCTCCAGGCCGGGAATGGCTGCCAGCGCGGCCGCGCGGCGCGCAACGGCTTCGGTCACGGCCCGCTGGCGGCGGCTTTCGACCCGGCGTTTGGCCTCGCGGTAAAGTTCAGTCTTGGTGCGCATGGCGTTATTCCTCCCGTTTTAAGCGCAGGGGCCGGTTCACGGCGCGGCGCAGGATGTCGTTGCCGCTGGGGGCCGCGCGGTCCACACGGATGTTGCTGCCCTCCAGCTGGCCGGCGCCGCGCGCGTCGGCCGGGGTGCGCCAGCCCTTGGCGTGCCAGCTTTTTAAGATGCCGTTCACGTACTTTGCGTCCTTGTTTGCGCCCGCGTGCAGCACCGCTTCCTCCACCATGGCGTCGGTATAGCGGTACTCTTCGTACCAGCGGCGGATACAGCGCTTGTCCGCCATGGTCAGGTCGGCCGGGGCAACGCCCAAAAGGCCTGCCGCCGCCTTCTCGTGCTTTTCGCGCTGGGCCAGCAGCTGCAGGTACTGCTCGGCCTCCTGGCCGCCGGTGACCCCGGCCTCGGCCCAGCGGTCCAGCTCCCGTTCCAGCTGGCCCACCGAGTGGCGCCCCTGGGAGGCGATGTGCGCGGCGCAGAGCAAAATGACCTCGGGCTGGATGCTCTCGTTTACATACAGCGAAACAAGGCGCTGCACATCCTTCTGGCCCAGCGCCTTGCCCAGATAGTTCTGGGCCTCGGTGGCGAGCATACTTACCACGGGGTCGTGCATGGCGGCCAGCCGCAGCTCCTCGGCGGTGAGGGGGGCGGCTTTTTCCGGCTCGGGCGCCGGGCCGCGCACCGGCTGCTCGGGCTCCAGAAGGCCTGCGCCGAACCAGAAGTCCAGCGCCTTTTGCGCGGCCTGCGCGTTTTTCAGGCCAAGAGCGTGGGCGATATCCTTGGCGTCGGTGCTGTGGGTGGCGAGGATATACAGGGCCACCCGCACCAGCTCGCCGCCCGCCCGGGGAAGGGCGGCGAACACCAGCTGAGGCACCGGCACGGTATCGCCGTTTTGGGGGATCAAACGATAGGTCATGAAAAAAGCCGCGCTCCTTTGGCGCCGTTCAGCGCATAAAAATACAGCATAATTATAGCACAGGCACCGGGGCAATGCCAGCGTTTTTTTGCGGACTAGCCCGGGGTTTGACAAACGCCGTTTCGGATGATACCATTACTTTTTGAATAAACAGAGTATGGGCGCTGCGGCCGCCCGGGCAAGCAAAAGGGTGAAAAGAGAAGATGAAAATCGCCGTCGTGACCGACAGCAACAGCGGTATTTTTGAAAAGCAGGCAAAACAGCTGGGGGTGTATACCCTTCCGATGCCGTTTTGCATCGACGGGGCCTGGCTCTATGAGGGCGTGGACCTGAGCGCCGCCGAGTTTTACGAAAAGCAGGCGGCCGGCGCCGAGATCACCACCAGCCAGCCCAGCCCGGCGGATGTGACCGGGCTGTGGGAGGAGCTGCTGAAGACCCACGACCAGATCGTGCACATCCCCATGACCAGCGCCCTTTCCAGCGGGTGCGCCACCGCCCAAAGCCTGGCCCAGGAGTATGGCGGCCGGGTGCAGGTGGCGGACAACCGGCGCATTTCGCTCACGCAGCAGCAGGCGGTAAAGGATGCGGCGCTTTTGGCACGCCGCGGGCACACCGCGGCCGAGATCCGCCGGAGGCTGGAGGAGCACGCGCTGGACGCGAGCATTTATGTGACGGCCGACACGCTGAAATATTTAAAAAAGGGCGGACGGGTCACGCCGGGCGCCGCCGCCATTGGAACCGTGCTGAACATCAAGCCGGTACTGCAGATCCAGGGCGGGCCGGTGGACGCCTGCGCCAAGGTGCGGGGCATGCGCCAGGCGACCGAAAAAATGCTGGACGCGCTGTGCGCGGACCTGACCGGGCGCTTTGAGGGCATGCCCATGCACCTGGGGGTGGCATGGTCTGGAAACGAAGAGCTGGGCCGGAAATGGCACCGGTACGTGCAGGCGCGGTTCCCGAAATGCAGGGTGCAGGCCGCGCCGCTGGCGCTGAGCATCGCCTGCCACACCGGGCCCGGCGCGTTGGGGGTCGGGTGCTTTTATTATGAGGAATAAGGTAAAAGGCCCGGCGCTTTACGTGTGGGCGCATAAGGAAGTAAATGGAATTTAAGAAGAACCGGCGTGGCTTTTGCCACGCCGGTTCTTCTTAACACACCGCTTTCCAAGGGAGGATGGGGTGGGGGCAGCCGGGCGGCGCGTTTTGTCTTAAAATGCCTGCCTCGATTACTCATGCCGCTGCCTGGTGCAGCCGCGTTTCCACCAGAGAAGCAGGGCCGCACAGCCTGCGAGAGCCGCCAGCATTACCAGCAGCCAGGGCAGCGGGTTCGCCGTGTGGCCCTCCGGCGGGATGGTGGCCGAATGGATGGTGATGGCGACCGTGAAGGGCACGCCGCCCACGGTATAGGTGGCCGTGGCCTGGCCGGTTTTGAGGCCCTTGAAGGTGTAGGTATCGCCGCCCTGTGTCATGGACAATAAATCCTTGTCATAGCTCCAGGTGCCGCCCGCGGGCGCGGGCGTCCAGCTCACGCTCTGGCCAACCAGCAGGGCATAGCTTCCAGGCAGGCCGGTGATGGCGGTTGTGCCGCCGGGCTGCACCGCCGCCGCAAAGGGCGACAGGCTGGAAAACGTGCTCTTGGCAACGCCGCCGCTCACGGTGACGGTGCGGCTCTCCAGCACCTTGTCCTTGCAATGGATGATCAATACCTCCTGCCCGTTGTACTTGGCCTCCACTGGGATCTCCACATCGAGGTCGCCGGTATAGCTGCCGGATTTCAGGCCGATGTCAAAGAGCACAATCAGCTCGCCCTTCTCCTGCCTCTCGCGGATGCCGTCGCACACGTCGCAGTCACCCGCCTGATGCAGCAGCCGGTCTTTGACCTCCAGCTCCGCGCCGCTGGTGAAAGAACCGCTCACCTTTACGCCAGTGTCCGGATCCGTGAGCGTGCGGTAGGAATAGGAGGGGCCGGGGTCAGGGTCTTGGCCGCCGCCTGTGGCGGGGATGGCTTCGGTCTGCATCACATAGGCGCAGACGGTACATTCTTTGTGCCGGCTGCCCGCTTCGGTTTCGGTGGCGGCTTGGTCGATGATCCACTCGCTTGCGATGTGGGCAGCTTCGTTCGATATGGCCCCGTCATCCGCCGTACACGCATGCCAGTGGTTCGTTTCGTCAAACTTCCAGTTCGTGCCGAAGGTATGGATGTGGCCGGGCGTCGGCGAGGTTACGGTAAAACTGATCTGGAAGGTGGCTGGGATACTGTTTGCGCCGCTCACCATAACGGTATCGCTGTATGTGCCCGGCGCAAGGCCGGTATTGGGCGCAACGGTGAATATGGCGCTGTCGCCTATGGCGATGTCCGCAATGGCGGCCGTTGAGAGCGTAAAGCTGCCGCTGTCCATGCCGGAGAGCTCCACGGCAAGTGGGCCGGTGGCCCGGTTTCCCTCGTTTGTCACCGCGACGGCGAGCGGCGTTTGCGCGCCGTAGCCCGCCATAGCCTGCGGGAAGAGGTGCGTCCCGCTCACGTCAAGGCTGACACCATACACCGGTTCCGATGGCGTGGCTGTGAGGGTGGCCTCCGCCCCCGCGCCCACGCTGTTCACCGCCCGCACCTGGAAGGTATATGCGGTGCCGTTGGTAAGGCCGGTCACGGTGTGGCTGGCTATAGTGTTTGCGTTATTCCAGCTTATTCCGCCGTCACTGGAAACCTCGTATTTGGTGATGGTCGCGCTGCCGATGTCGGCCAGGGCCGTCCAGGAAAGGGATATCTCCCCAGTGCCGCCGGGAACGGCTGCGAAATTCCGCAGCATATCGGGGACAGTGGGGTCCGTTGTGACTGCGCCGTAAGCAATGGTGATGCTGGCTGTTGCTGCTGTTGGGCCGGCGCTGTCCGTCGCCGTAATGGTGAAGCTGCCCGCGTCGCTCAGCTTGGGTGTGCCCTCAATTATACCATTGTTCACGGCGAGGCCGGCAGGCAGGGCGCCGCCGGTGACGGCGAAGCTATATGGCGGCGTACCGCCGCTCACCCAGGGCGACACATTGATAGATATGGTCGTGCCCACCGTGGACGCCGGGATGTCGTAGCTATCAAAGGTCAAAGCCGCGGGGGCTGCCGTGCTCTCCGCCATCGCGCTCACCGGCGGCATTACGCTCAAAAGCATCGCCGTGGACAGCAGCAGCGCAAGGATTCGCTCTTTGGCCTTCATGCTGACGGCCGCCTTTCTCATTGTTTTTCTCATGTTCGTGATTCCTCCTGTTCGTTTTCCTCGCGGGCCGTGTCCAGCACGTCCTTTACCGCCTGTTCCAGCTCCCGCTGGCCCCGAAGGGCCATCTGTAAAAAGGCCCGTCTTCTTCCTCGCTCCGCACCTGCTCCAACCACTGGAGGGCCAGCCCCAGGGTTGTCACCGGCGTTTTCAGCCGGTCGGAGGCCGTGCGCAGAAACGACGCCCGCATGGCGGTCAGATCGTCGGGTTCGTTGGTGTGTTGCCTGGCTATTAGTTGCATGTGGATATCCCCTCCTTTTGGTTCGGGCGGTCAAGCAGGATTGCAGCGCATAGCGAAAGCTATGCGCTGCAAAGGGGGGTACCCCCCTTTGCAATAAACCTTATCTGCTCCGCCTTGTTTCAGGCTCCGGCTTCAATTCTGACAAAAAATCATCAGAATTGAAAAACCGCGCTCCCCCGAATGGGGGAACGCGGTTTGAAATCTGTTTTTATGAAGTTGGCCGGTGCTTCGTTTTTTCATAAAGACCACTCCTACACAACCACTATAGCAAAGGAGAAGGCAAATTGCAAGGCGTTTTGTCAAAATTCCTCTCTGCCTGCGCAGGGGAACGAGAGGGTAAAGGACAGGCCGCCGGAATGTGCGTTTTGAACCCGCACAAAGCCGCCCATGCCCTCCATCGCGGTTTTTACGATGTACAGGCCCATCCCCGTGCCGCCCTTGCCGCCGGCCATGTACCCGCGCTCGAAAATATGCGGCAGGTGTTCGGGCGGAACACCGGGGCCGGTGTCGGAGATCGTGAGGGTGACATACCGGCCGTCCCCGCCCGCCTTCACCCGGATGGCCCCGCCCTTCGGCGTGTAGCGCAGGGCGTTGTAGACAAGATTATCTAGCACGCTCCAAAGCATATTTTCGTCGCACAGGATGCCCTGCTGTGTGTCGGCGCTCACGTCCAATTCCACACCCGCCAGCTCCAGCACATCCTCGTATTTGTCCTGGATTTTTACCAGAAGGCCCTCCACCGGCAGCGGCGCGATATGGTACTGCTGGCTGCCGGCGTCCAGCCGGGCCACCGAGAGCAGATTGCCCACCAGCCGGGCCATATCCCCCTGGCTGCGCCGGGCGGCGGCCAGGAAACAGCCCCGCCGCGCTTCGTCCTTTACATCCTCCAGCCGCTCCAGCGCCAGGCCCATCGCCGCCACCGGCGTTTTCAGGTCGTGGGACGCCTGGCTTAAAAATTCCGTTTTCATGCGATCCAGCTCGGTCATTTCGGAAAGCTCGCGCTCGGTGCGGGCATAGCGCACCGCCAGGGCCACCATGTTTGCAAAGATGAACACCAGCATGGCCGGCTGGTCGAGGCCGGAAACGCCCGTGTGAACCGCCCGGCTGTGCAGGTAAGCCTCCGCCAGAATCGCCGCCAGAAACGCACAGCCGCCCGCCAGGATCAGCAGGTTTTCCGGATCCCGGCTGCGGCGCATCCGCATCAGCAGCCGCGCGATGATATACAGGCCGTAGGGCACGCTTACCGCCTGAAAGGCCAGCAGCCCCCAGGAGTAAACCGCGGGCTGTGTTGCCAGCACCACCAGGAGGAAGGCAGCGGAAAAGGCCATGTACCCGGCCAGACCTTTTCTGTGCAGCAGCCCGGGGAACATGCCGGCAATGTAGAGGATAAAAGCGGCGATCATCACAATCAGGGCGATGTATTCCAGCTTCATTGCCGCGTACCAGCCAAGGGACGGCAGCAGCCGGGTCAAAAATTTCTGGCCCACCAGCAGGCCGTGCAGCGCGATGGCAAAACAGCTTACCGCGAAAGCCAGGAAGTAGGGCCGCCGCTGGAAAAAGAGCCACAGGCCCAAATAGAACACAAAGATGGCGAGCATACAGCCGGCGACCATACAAGCCCGGAACAGCAGGCTTTGCTCCATGCGGATGATGTTGCCGTATTCCGAGATATACAGCGGGTAGGCTTCGCCGCCGCCCCGGTAAACAAAGTTGGCGTACTGCAGGACGATCTCCGTTTCCCCGCTGTGCGGGGTGAACACACACAGCACCGTGCGGGCAGCGGGAGAGGTGGAGGCGGCGCCCTTGCCGGGCCAGCCCACCGCCTCCTGCTCCGCGCCGTTAATCCACAGCCGCTGCGCAAAGTTGACCGCCATTGCGCGCAGGGCATAGGTC
This window of the Oscillospiraceae bacterium genome carries:
- a CDS encoding MATE family efflux transporter, producing MEISEQNIMGTKPITPLLLGMSFPIMISMLVQALYNVVDSIFVARLSDAALTAVSFAYPVQMLTIAVSVGTSVGVNALLSRRLGEGNRAAAEKVAHNGILLMFVSWAVFAVFGLFGSGLFFSFFTDNPAIAVDGAAYLRTCLVFSLGMFLQICLERLIQVTGRTVFQMLSQLSGAVANIVLDPILIFGLLGAPRMGVLGAAVATVLGQTLGCIVCFVLNLKYNTEVRLHWRSLKFDRPSVRGIYDVGLPSIIMQSIGSVMNFGMNKILITFSETAVSVLGVYFKLQSFVFMPGFGLTNALVPIVGYNYGARNKERIKKSIKVSLVIMTVIMAVGTLIFQVFPGALLSMFGSGGDLARIGEPALRIISLSFLLAGVAIVFSSLFQALGEGLLSLAMSVFRQLVVLLPAAWLLSFTGSLDAVWFSFFIAEATSILLALGFFRHTYKNKIQKLDTLQFN
- a CDS encoding degV domain-containing protein — translated: MKIAVVTDSNSGIFEKQAKQLGVYTLPMPFCIDGAWLYEGVDLSAAEFYEKQAAGAEITTSQPSPADVTGLWEELLKTHDQIVHIPMTSALSSGCATAQSLAQEYGGRVQVADNRRISLTQQQAVKDAALLARRGHTAAEIRRRLEEHALDASIYVTADTLKYLKKGGRVTPGAAAIGTVLNIKPVLQIQGGPVDACAKVRGMRQATEKMLDALCADLTGRFEGMPMHLGVAWSGNEELGRKWHRYVQARFPKCRVQAAPLALSIACHTGPGALGVGCFYYEE